A segment of the Bacteriovorax sp. PP10 genome:
AAGTATCGAAATAATATTGGATGATGAAATAATCATTTCGACCTACTTTAAAGAAAAATTATTAAAAGGGTTAAAACATTATTTAGGTAATATGTACAGATTGGTGCCTTGTAGTAGACGATCTTCGAACCGAGCTTTTGAAGTCACAAATTGTGACTTCAAAAGGTACTTGATTTTAAGAGCTTAGCGACTTGAGGTCACAGATTGTGACCTCAAGTGGGTTTATCACTGGTAATGCCAATTCGTTTTCTTTGATTTGGAAGTTTTGGAATCAGATCTTCTTCTATGGAATCTAATCTTTCAAAAACAACCTTGAATAATTTATTTGAATTTTCTTTTAGCTCTTTTACTTCTCCAGATAAACTCGTTTCCAGTGCGTGAAAGCTTCGCAGTTTAGTGAAAATCCTCATTATACTAATATTCACATTAATAGCCCTGTCTGAATTAAGAATGCCGGATAACATTGCCACTCCATTTTCAGTAAAGACTAAAGGGAGTTTTTGTTTTCCACCGCTACCAGACTTTGAAGTCGCAATTTGCGACTTCAAAGAATGAAATTCTTCACTTGAGAGCTGAAACATAAAATCAGAAGGAAATCTTTTAAGATTTCTTTTTACCTGTTGATTGAGTACCTTTGTTTCGACACCATAGAGTAAGGCCAGATCACTATCAAGCATGACTTTTTGATCTCTAATAAAGTAGATCATGTTTTTAATTTTAAAAATTTCGTTATCAAGTTTAGTCATAAAATCTCCTAAGAAATCTTTATAAAATAAAATGATGAGAATTTTGATGAGTTTAAATAATAATAAGTAATCTTTTTCTGAATTGAAATTTAGATGGTGCACCGTTGTTGACGAATATCTAACTGAAATAATGAAGTCGCAATTTGCGACTTCATTACGTTACGTTGTGGCCAAAAACTTAATAACAAAAAAGTTTTAAGCGTTGGTCAAAGTTATTCCCATAGCTTAAAGTCGCATCAGTCCAGATAGAGTCATTATTCTGATCAGAGAAGAGCAGATCGTATTGAGGCATATCAGAGCTATACCCCATATATGTAATGTCATCATAATATTCAACTGTAATTTCTTCTACAGGTCTAAGTTTGTAAAAAATTGAAAGAACGTAATTATTGTTATTCTGCTCAATGGTAACCTGTGAAATATTAGCATTACTGTTTTCAGGGAAACAGGTGTGCTTAGCAGAGGCGTATGCAGGTAGATTTAGGGCCAATAGAGTGAAGAATAGTAAGAATGATTTCATGTGTGGATCCAATAAAAGTGTTTGTATTGGAATTAATAAATACCATTTTGAGCTCTACTACTACAATGCTAAAAATTGTTTGAGGATGATCTAATAAATAGCTGAAATAAAAATTAAGATTTTAATGGTGCCTCGGGCGAGACTCGAACTCGCACACCCTTTCGAGCGGCGGATTTTGAATCCGCTGCGTCTACCATTCCACCACCAAGGCACTGATTAGGAGTTGTTATTTTAAGTAACAGCGAGCTTTACGTCAACGATATTTCAGTCGTTTCAGGCCTCTGGTGTAGTCATTTACCTCCATGCTGATAGATTAATATCAACATTCACCTTATTCGAGATGCGCTAAAACCTTGGGCAAGGAGAATAACATGAAAACACTAAACATTTTTATCGTCTTCGTAACACTTACTCTAAGTCTGCAGTCTTTTGCTGCTATTGGTTGTCGCCCTCTTGTGAACTGTCCAGGTGACCTTCAGGAACCAAGTTTGCCAGGTTCTGGAGTTGTTATTCCTGTTGAAACTGAACTTACGGTTATTGGATATGCTGAAGTTGCTTCGCCTACTTGTAAGCAGACGGACTTAAATCTTGCCATTCATATTGCAAAAAATAAGGGCATTAAAGACGCGCAAATAACTCTAGGGGATGATGCTATTCAATCTAAGGAGTTTTGGTTTTCAACAGATTGTGGCCAAGGGATCTATTCCAATTCAGCAGAAGGGAATTCTTGGATCGTTCAAGCTTTTGCTAAATTCAAATCGAATAAATAATGATATGAGGCCCGCGAATGTGGGCCTTAATTTAATTTTAAAAGTTCTAATGCTTCTTTTGCAGTAAAGCGGAACTGATCAGGCCCTAAGACTTTTTTCAATTCACTATTATCAAGTGTCGAAGGAAATTTAATATAGTCGATCAGATAAAGTGGGAACTTCCATACGGGAGTTAAAAACTTCGCCAATTGCTCAACGGCAATAATTGGAACGAGAATCTTTTTAGCTCCAATAATTTCTGCCGCCTCATGAAGACTAATAACATCATCACCAGTCACGTTGTAGATCCCAGTTGTAAGCTTATCAAGCGCGTTTACAATCATCGATGCCATATCAAATTCATGAATGAACTGAAACATTGGATTGTAGTCAATCGGCAGAGGAGCGTATGGAGTTTTCAGATACTGAGTGATCGAGTTCTTAATTTGCGGCCCGATAATATTTGAGGGGCGTAAAACAATAGTCTCAATTGTATTTTGATTTTTCCACATCCAGTTCGTACACATCTGATCCATTTCAACTACGTCTCTTAGTTCAGCGTATTTGAAACTCGCGCGAAGTGGGGCGTCTTCTCTTAGGAACATTGGATTATCAGGAAGAGCGCCGTAAACGTGGTGAGTAGATAAAATAACAACTTTTTTTGCTTGAAATTTTTGAGCAAGTTCTAGAATCGTATTCGTACCAATTAAATTGATGTCGATTCGTTTATGGATGTTCCCCATAGCAGGAGAGTGACCTAGACGACCTAAGTGCAGAACACTTTCGAATTGGTGCTCACGAAATAGTTTTTCAAAGTTCGTTCTATTGTACTTAATCTGCATTGCTTTTAATTGCGGGCGAGTTGGAACTGAATCAACAGGACGCGAGTCGACACCAATGATTTCTACGTCAGGTCTATTTTTAACTAAAAGCTCAGCTGTGATCCTGGCAAGAGCACCTTGAATTCCAATGATCAGAATTTTTTTGCTCATAACTTTAACCTTTGTGACATTGTTCTCCTTTTTAGGAGTCCTTCTTTAACCATATTATCAATGCGCTTTTCTAGAGCGATGATATGCGGTTCAAGTTCTTCATCCAGCGCTTCTGCACTGAGATCCGGTGGAAGCGAGTAGGGTTCGCCAATATAAATATCAACAGGTGAAGGTAATGGAAATAAATTTAACGATAAAGGCAGTGCGGGAAGGCTTAAAAGTTTTGCGATTTTTTTTAAATGAAACACATAAGGAAAAAACTCTTCTGCACCAACAACGGCAATCGGAAGAATTTCAACTCTAGAACTCAAGGCCATCCTAATAAAACCTTTTGTAAATCTTTGTAGCTTATAGTGGTCTTTAGTTTCTTTTGCGATTCCACGAACACCTTCAGGAAAAACTAAAATAGATTCACCACGTTTTAGCAGATTGAGACAATTGATTCGATCGCCAAGCACAGCTCCACTTTCACTAGTCCATCTTCCTAAGAAGGGAAGTGAAGTTAAATATCTTTCTACTAGTGGTCTTAAAATTCTTGGGTTTTCCATGTCTGTAGCAAATGCTGTACAAATCATCATCCCATCAATGGGAATCTGACCAGTGTGGTTTGAGACAACCATGTATGGTTTGTCCTGAACATTTTCACGCCCGTGAACTTTCACATTGAAATAATATTTATATAAAGGCCAGATTGCTTTTAAGTCGTTGATGGCACGTTTGGGTTCGAGTCCCCAGGGATCGCGTTCTTTGGCGTAGCGATCGTGAAGTACTTTTTCAAGCGTAGCGAATTTTTGTTTGAATATAACCAACTAATCCTCTCGGGATGACATTCTAATACCCTTTTATGCTATCAAAATATTCTTCCTTCACAAGCATTCTTATAGTGGTAGACTCATGTTCAGGAGTTCGGCATGAAGAAAAGATCGAAGTTTAAAGGAAAATTTAATTTCTGGCTCTTGAATTTTCATAAAGAAATAAAGAAAACTACAGACATTGGTAAAAAGATGCTTATGGCATCAAGAATCAACACTCACCTGAAAGATACCTATGAAGAACTTGGTCGTCACCTGGAAAGGGGTGTGGACAATGGTGAAGTTGATTGGGATTCGCCTAAGATGAGGGCCCTTTTGCATTCGATTAAGGCCTGTAAAAAAGATCTTGAAGAAATTGAGCGCAAAATGAACTCTATTAAATTTTCAGGCCCGTTTAATAGTATTGAACATAAAGTTGAAGATCAGGATAAAGATAAAAAAAACAATCAGCAGTAGCGAGAAGGCCACTGCCGATCAGTTTATTAGTAAGTCGTTTTTAAAATTCTTGCAATCGTTCCATCAGCAGTCAAGGCCTTAATCGCAGCATTTATTCTTGCTATCTTCTCTTTTGCATTTGGAGTTTTCATACCAGTGGCCATGTAGTTTGGATCCTTGGCAATGAGTTCAGGAAGAATGACGAAGTCTTCAGGTTTGAATCCTGCAAGTTTCGCAGAATAGGCGAATCCTGCCTCGCCAAGTGAAAATATACCGGCATCAATTCTATCTGCGTCGATTTTTTTTACACGAGCGACATCGGCATGGTCAAAATCAGTTTTGAAGATTTTTTTAAGTTCTTCAAACCTAGTACCAAAAGTTGATCCATTTTGAGAACCAATTCTTTTGCCTTTTAAGTCTTCATTCTTATGGAATGGAAATTCTTTACCTTTTTTAGTAACGATGACAACTTCATCATACATTGTAGGATCAGAGAAAACGAATTTTTTGAGGCGTTCTTCGTTTGTTGAAAATCCAGTGATGAATGCTCCTTCATTTTCAGCAATGACCTGACACCTTACCCATGGACAAGTTTCAACTACAACAGTGTAGCCGGCCTTTTCAAGGATAGCTTTTCCAATTTCTATAGCAATACCACGGGGAGCACCACTGTCTTTATCCTTCCACATAAGTGGAGCAAACGATTCTCCTGCAACTAGTTTGATAGTTTCAGCAGAAAAACTTTGTTGAGTAAATATGATCATCAGGGCCATTATAATTTTTTTCATTGTCACTCCTAAACTATACATCTTCAAATCTGTTATCATTTGCTGACGGAACTTCACCGGAAACTTTTTTATGAGCTACCGGTTTAGATTCAGCTAGTTTCTTTGGAGCAGGTTTCTTTATTGCAATAACATTTGAAGATTTTTTATTTTCTACTGCCGGTTTAACTTCAGAATGACCATGAGTTTTAATAAACCCAATGCTTCCGAAGATCTCTCTTTCAAGTTCTTGTACGTTGCTATGAAGCTCATCGGCCTGTAGTGAAAGTTCTTTTGAGCTTTGCGAAGAGTGACTTGCAGACTCAGCATTACTAAGCGTCGTTTGATCCAGCTGATTCATTGCTAGAGCAATGTTTTTTACACCTTCGGCCTGCTCTTTTGAAGCAAGTGAGACTTCCATCATCATTTTTTTAACAATCGTTGCATTGACTACAACTTCGTTTAAAACTTCTCCACAACGATCCGCTACAGTTGCACCGTCTTTTACTTTTTGATTTCCAATATCAACCAGGCGTTGGATGTTCGTGCTTGTTTCTTTAATGATGCTATTTACCTTAATGATACTTTCTCCAAGCATTGCTGAAATTTCATTTGAAGCGGTTCCAGACATCTTTGCCAGGTTTCCAACTTCTTCAGCAACAACCGAGAAACCTTTACCGTTTTCTCCTGCACGTGCTGCTTCGACTGAAGCATTAAAAGAAAGAAGCTTCGTTTGAAAAACGATATCATTGATAACTGTCGTTTTTTGTGAAATTTCGTTAATCACTTTTACAATTTCACCAATGCGATTATTACTTCTGTGGATTTCTTCCATGATGTCTGAGTTTGATTTATTAATTTCTTCCATCGAGAAAATCATTTTTTTAACAACTTCCTGACCTTCACTTGCAATCGAAAGAGACTCATCTGCTTTGGTAGAAGAGTTTTGTGCACTCTCAACTGAAGTATTAACCATTGAAGTGATTTCGTCTAATGTTGAAACCGTTTCTTGAATAGATGAAGCCTGCTCCTGAGTAGAAGATGATACATTCTCTGAAATTCGCTGAACGGCTTCAGAAGAAACCTGATTCTTCTGAGAAACAGTACGAAGTTTTTCTGTAATTAATCCAAGCTTCGTTGTTGTTTTCTTTAAAACAAAATACAGAACCAGGAACATGATGACCTGAGCAATGATGATTCCCATAAAAGTAAGTTTTAGGAAATCATTCTTAACCTTTTCAACTTTATTCAAGTTGTAAGTCAATTCAAGGAAAGCGATGGTTTTATTCTCGTATGTAACAGGAAGTTTAATATTTCTAATTGAAGCTGCTTGGTCTTTGGCTTCTTTGCTGGCCTCAGTAATGACAACATTTTTTATATCGATATATTTAACAGATTCGATACTTGGGTCATTAAGGAGTTGTTTTGCAATAGTCGTTAAAACTTCAGTATTAAAGTTCCAAGCGTAGTCAGCAGAAGTAAGTGTCACCGAGTTAGCAAGGGTGCTCATTTCTTGAGTAACCATCTGGTCAGTGCTTTTCATCGTGTTAAACATGATCGAGCCAGACAAGGCCAAAATGACTACGATTGAAACGATATTAATACATATCATTAATTTAAATATTAGCGATCTTTGATTATCCACATGCAGCTCCTGAAAATAAAGTTGCTATCTTCTCGGTACAAAGCATAGTTAAGTAAAGTGTTACTTGATCTACTTTTATGCAGATTTTTTCAACATAAGTTGGACAAATTAAGGTGGAGGTATAAACATTGTTTATGAACCTTAAAGCATGCTTAAGGCGGACAAATTATCCAGAAAATTTGCCCACTTTAATGCCCACTTTATTATGGTATCCTGATCATATGAGATTTTATTAGCAGGAGTTTCTGTGGATATTTTGAAGTCA
Coding sequences within it:
- a CDS encoding ORF6N domain-containing protein — encoded protein: MTKLDNEIFKIKNMIYFIRDQKVMLDSDLALLYGVETKVLNQQVKRNLKRFPSDFMFQLSSEEFHSLKSQIATSKSGSGGKQKLPLVFTENGVAMLSGILNSDRAINVNISIMRIFTKLRSFHALETSLSGEVKELKENSNKLFKVVFERLDSIEEDLIPKLPNQRKRIGITSDKPT
- a CDS encoding NAD-dependent epimerase/dehydratase family protein; the encoded protein is MSKKILIIGIQGALARITAELLVKNRPDVEIIGVDSRPVDSVPTRPQLKAMQIKYNRTNFEKLFREHQFESVLHLGRLGHSPAMGNIHKRIDINLIGTNTILELAQKFQAKKVVILSTHHVYGALPDNPMFLREDAPLRASFKYAELRDVVEMDQMCTNWMWKNQNTIETIVLRPSNIIGPQIKNSITQYLKTPYAPLPIDYNPMFQFIHEFDMASMIVNALDKLTTGIYNVTGDDVISLHEAAEIIGAKKILVPIIAVEQLAKFLTPVWKFPLYLIDYIKFPSTLDNSELKKVLGPDQFRFTAKEALELLKLN
- a CDS encoding 1-acyl-sn-glycerol-3-phosphate acyltransferase, giving the protein MVIFKQKFATLEKVLHDRYAKERDPWGLEPKRAINDLKAIWPLYKYYFNVKVHGRENVQDKPYMVVSNHTGQIPIDGMMICTAFATDMENPRILRPLVERYLTSLPFLGRWTSESGAVLGDRINCLNLLKRGESILVFPEGVRGIAKETKDHYKLQRFTKGFIRMALSSRVEILPIAVVGAEEFFPYVFHLKKIAKLLSLPALPLSLNLFPLPSPVDIYIGEPYSLPPDLSAEALDEELEPHIIALEKRIDNMVKEGLLKRRTMSQRLKL
- a CDS encoding substrate-binding periplasmic protein, which codes for MKKIIMALMIIFTQQSFSAETIKLVAGESFAPLMWKDKDSGAPRGIAIEIGKAILEKAGYTVVVETCPWVRCQVIAENEGAFITGFSTNEERLKKFVFSDPTMYDEVVIVTKKGKEFPFHKNEDLKGKRIGSQNGSTFGTRFEELKKIFKTDFDHADVARVKKIDADRIDAGIFSLGEAGFAYSAKLAGFKPEDFVILPELIAKDPNYMATGMKTPNAKEKIARINAAIKALTADGTIARILKTTY
- a CDS encoding methyl-accepting chemotaxis protein, with the translated sequence MDNQRSLIFKLMICINIVSIVVILALSGSIMFNTMKSTDQMVTQEMSTLANSVTLTSADYAWNFNTEVLTTIAKQLLNDPSIESVKYIDIKNVVITEASKEAKDQAASIRNIKLPVTYENKTIAFLELTYNLNKVEKVKNDFLKLTFMGIIIAQVIMFLVLYFVLKKTTTKLGLITEKLRTVSQKNQVSSEAVQRISENVSSSTQEQASSIQETVSTLDEITSMVNTSVESAQNSSTKADESLSIASEGQEVVKKMIFSMEEINKSNSDIMEEIHRSNNRIGEIVKVINEISQKTTVINDIVFQTKLLSFNASVEAARAGENGKGFSVVAEEVGNLAKMSGTASNEISAMLGESIIKVNSIIKETSTNIQRLVDIGNQKVKDGATVADRCGEVLNEVVVNATIVKKMMMEVSLASKEQAEGVKNIALAMNQLDQTTLSNAESASHSSQSSKELSLQADELHSNVQELEREIFGSIGFIKTHGHSEVKPAVENKKSSNVIAIKKPAPKKLAESKPVAHKKVSGEVPSANDNRFEDV